A genomic stretch from Rhipicephalus microplus isolate Deutch F79 unplaced genomic scaffold, USDA_Rmic scaffold_858, whole genome shotgun sequence includes:
- the LOC142795780 gene encoding uncharacterized protein LOC142795780 codes for MSSYELPANASEDVLGLKIGEVQGNLRSLNISNCIVAQPAHLLSLLSGLHSLQTLSCTACPLKTSHLLDLLLNSLENVTSLEFSLVETADDAAEEVNRIRDVGVRNDGKVTNIRRLYLEVQSPENLKVLWAFLPFCQYATHVHVHFGRYASLFVAYFACYRAYGLLPALRELATTCESQATKTLDEWPPETAIDNNANALFRANRSGCNYRLLYDLALSRVTLPAGPVVIVAFAGPNLDRCFTYACSGHDWACLKSMCILLISEELHDVFYPTVCAVHALALRNFFAMLTNLVELNLSSVHFDNDIDFTTLLRTSALQRLRALSLPPCGLRQVGAVHRLAIRLGNIEDLDIRLKFEGRHNSCHHCDGELLVAPADAGLFCGSSSRLTLSNVPNLASLTFLERCPVAHLRFIDISDEPRYDFGALSKAMRYCTNLRSVVVKLSAIDFESESFQNSLCPAEALELLCILSYTGLRSSKALLIVQQMAYLLPSIYYLHIHFVDVETDEETSATWIRLPGGDTEGRSFIGKPCIMCSTETFIALVKPCRREL; via the exons ATGTCGTCGTACGAGCTTCCCGCCAACGCCAGCGAGGACGTTCTTGGGCTCAAGATAGGCGAAGTGCAGGGCAACCTGCGGTCGCTGAACATATCCAACTGCATCGTCGCGCAGCCGGCCCACCTCCTGTCACTCTTATCCGGCCTTCACAGCCTACAGACGCTGTCCTGCACTGCGTGTCCcctgaagacgagccatctcctGGACCTGCTGCTGAATTCGTTGGAGAACGTGACTAGCCTCGAATTCTCGCTGGTCGAGACTGCAGACGACGCAGCGGAGGAAGTAAACAGAATACGGGACGTGGGCGTGCGAAACGATGGCAAGGTGACCAACATTCGAAGGCTCTACCTTGAAGTTCAAAGCCCCGAGAACTTGAAAGTGCTTTGGGCCTTTTTGCCGTTCTGTCAGTACGCGACGCACGTTCATGTGCACTTTGGACGATACGCTTCTTTATTCGTAGCTTATTTTGCGTGCTATCGCGCTTATGGCCTTCTGCCAGCTCTGCGGGAGTTGGCCACAACTTGCGAGTCGCAGGCCACGAAGACGCTGGATGAGTGGCCACCCGAGACCGCCATCGATAATAATGCCAATGCGTTGTTCAGGGCGAACCGTTCAGGCTGCAACTACAGGTTGCTCTACGACCTggccttatcgcgtgtcacgcTTCCGGCTGGACCTGTGGTGATTGTGGCCTTCGCCGGGCCGAATCTCGACAGGTGCTTTACGTACGCCTGCTCGGGACACGATTGGGCCTGTTTGAAAAGCATGTGCATTTTGCTTATCTCGGAAGAACTCCACGATGTCTTCTATCCGACTGTATGCGCTGTGCACGCCCTAGCCCTGCGCAACTTCTTCGCCATGCTTACGAATCTCGTCGAGCTTAACTTAAGCTCCGTGCACTTCGACAACGACATCGACTTCACGACTCTGCTGCGTACGTCCGCTTTGCAGAGGCTGCGTGCCCTGTCCCTGCCGCCCTGTGGTCTGCGTCAAGTCGGCGCGGTGCACCGACTGGCCATCCGCCTTGGGAACATCGAGGACCTGGACATTCGGCTCAAGTTCGAAGGGCGCCACAACAGCTGTCACCACTGCGACGGCGAATTGTTGGTGGCACCTGCTGACGCGGGCCTGTTCTGCGGCAGCTCGAGCCGCCTCACTCTGAGCAACGTGCCGAACCTGGCATCCTTGACTTTCCTCGAGAGGTGCCCGGTGGCCCACCTGCGTTTCATCGACATCTCTGACGAACCTCGTTACGACTTCGGCGCGCTATCGAAGGCCATGCGCTACTGTACGAACCTGCGCTCGGTCGTCGTCAAGCTGTCGGCCATCGATTTCGAGAGCGAGTCTTTCCAg AATTCCTTGTGCCCTGCGGAGGCCCTCGAACTCCTGTGCATTCTGTCCTACACTGGGCTGCGGTCGTCGAAAGCGCTGCTGATTGTCCAACAAATGGCCTATCTTCTCCCATCCATCTACTACTTGCACATTCACTTCGTAGATGTTGAAACGGACGAGGAGACCAGCGCTACGTGGATCCGCTTGCCGGGAGGTGATACAGAGGGTCGGTCTTTCATAGGCAAGCCCTGCATCATGTGCTCCACGGAGACGTTCATCGCGCTCGTAAAGCCATGTCGCCGGGAACTCTAG